Proteins from one Paenibacillus amylolyticus genomic window:
- a CDS encoding GNAT family protein: MGIEDKHTKRLIGSCNYLGCDSDNRRVELGYVLSDQYWNQGYMTEVVKRIIQFGFDEVGLERIQAQCLVKNNGSAKVMEKAGMQFEGVLRKYMKVKNELQDLKMYAIVKEDFNTRIK; encoded by the coding sequence GTGGGGATTGAAGATAAACACACCAAGAGACTGATTGGTAGTTGTAACTATCTAGGGTGTGATAGCGATAACAGGAGAGTCGAGCTGGGATATGTGTTATCTGATCAATATTGGAATCAAGGCTACATGACCGAAGTAGTGAAACGAATCATCCAATTTGGATTTGACGAAGTGGGATTGGAACGAATCCAGGCTCAATGTTTAGTGAAGAACAACGGTTCCGCCAAGGTTATGGAGAAGGCAGGCATGCAATTCGAGGGTGTTCTGAGGAAATATATGAAGGTGAAAAATGAACTTCAGGATCTGAAAATGTATGCCATTGTAAAAGAAGATTTTAATACTCGTATTAAATAA
- a CDS encoding pyridoxal 5'-phosphate synthase, which translates to MSNPSIELLQQLKSLSGPFPAWDTGQLPERPGELFLEWLSVAVENEVKEPHAMTISTVDHNGYPDARVLILKNVMDETFYFASSSESRKGQQLKENPHVALTFYWPSLGRQIRIKGVAEDQGDQAGADDFRKRSAGARAVAMTGHQSEVLDSEDVLNRSIEAEKERIQRDPDVVTPQWRLYAVNAQEVEFWQGDAERKHVRVQYVMQDGQWKTRRLWP; encoded by the coding sequence ATGAGTAATCCATCGATTGAACTGCTACAACAGTTGAAGTCTTTATCTGGCCCATTTCCAGCGTGGGATACGGGACAGTTGCCGGAGCGGCCGGGAGAGCTGTTTTTGGAATGGTTGAGCGTGGCGGTTGAGAACGAGGTGAAAGAACCTCATGCCATGACGATCTCCACCGTGGATCACAACGGTTATCCTGATGCGCGGGTGTTGATTTTGAAAAACGTAATGGACGAAACGTTCTATTTTGCCTCCAGTTCGGAGAGTCGAAAAGGGCAGCAGTTAAAGGAGAACCCTCATGTGGCTCTCACCTTCTACTGGCCTTCCTTGGGAAGACAGATTCGGATAAAGGGCGTTGCTGAGGATCAGGGAGATCAAGCGGGCGCTGATGATTTCCGCAAACGTTCAGCTGGAGCGAGAGCAGTTGCCATGACAGGGCATCAGAGTGAGGTTTTGGATAGTGAGGACGTGCTGAATCGCTCCATTGAAGCTGAGAAAGAACGTATCCAACGTGACCCCGATGTCGTTACACCTCAATGGCGTTTATATGCCGTGAATGCACAGGAGGTGGAGTTCTGGCAGGGAGATGCGGAGCGTAAGCATGTGCGAGTCCAATATGTGATGCAAGATGGGCAGTGGAAGACACGCAGATTGTGGCCTTGA
- a CDS encoding histidine phosphatase family protein — protein sequence MKIYLVRHGMDEEGYRGGWSERGLTEQGINQSKKLGEHLHLHAEEYNIHTIMSSDLARAVQTTREIEKRLNMRASFMKDWREMNNGDLAGMRHKEAEEYYPGVYFNTLEMHSPFPGGESPRDFYNRISTSFEQLLRDMEEHTVQSNVLLITHGGVINILYYLLEKREWSNKSSFYPMGNTSVHTIEKGRHGWKLSSANVLSHLD from the coding sequence TTGAAAATATATCTGGTGAGGCACGGGATGGACGAGGAAGGGTATCGAGGCGGATGGAGTGAGCGTGGACTTACGGAACAGGGGATCAATCAATCCAAGAAACTCGGAGAGCATCTGCATCTTCACGCTGAGGAGTACAACATACATACGATCATGAGCAGTGATCTTGCTCGTGCAGTGCAGACAACACGGGAAATTGAGAAAAGATTAAACATGCGGGCTAGCTTTATGAAAGATTGGCGGGAGATGAATAATGGGGATTTGGCAGGAATGCGCCATAAGGAAGCGGAAGAATATTATCCAGGAGTGTATTTCAACACTCTTGAGATGCATTCCCCTTTTCCGGGAGGAGAAAGTCCAAGGGATTTTTATAACCGAATAAGCACATCTTTCGAGCAACTCCTTAGAGATATGGAGGAACACACAGTCCAGTCCAATGTCCTGTTAATTACTCATGGCGGAGTGATTAACATTCTGTATTATCTGCTTGAGAAGCGGGAATGGAGCAATAAGTCCAGCTTCTATCCCATGGGTAACACCAGTGTACACACCATTGAAAAGGGAAGACATGGTTGGAAACTTAGCAGCGCAAATGTGTTAAGCCATCTTGATTAA
- a CDS encoding DUF2569 domain-containing protein encodes MEPHIQEQKTDYRPLGVSGLGGWLILVQIGLFLTVIFLAAQLIQFSLPTMTTETWELLTSEQSDYYHPLWGPVIIFETVYNALFLVFGIYTIIALYSKKSIFPRLMIMFYSVSLAVGIIDYLLLLQIPMARELEDGSSLRDIGRSALACAIWIPYFIKSERVHNTFVR; translated from the coding sequence GTGGAACCACATATTCAAGAGCAAAAGACAGACTACCGTCCACTAGGCGTGTCGGGATTAGGCGGTTGGTTGATTCTTGTCCAGATTGGATTATTTCTTACGGTAATTTTCCTGGCAGCACAATTAATTCAATTTTCGTTGCCCACAATGACGACAGAGACTTGGGAATTGCTGACTTCGGAGCAATCAGACTATTATCACCCGCTATGGGGACCGGTCATCATTTTTGAAACGGTATATAACGCACTCTTTTTAGTGTTTGGCATATATACGATCATTGCTCTTTATAGCAAAAAATCGATTTTTCCTCGTCTTATGATCATGTTTTATAGTGTCAGCCTGGCCGTTGGTATTATTGATTATCTGTTGTTGCTTCAGATTCCAATGGCGAGAGAACTTGAGGACGGAAGCTCGTTAAGGGATATTGGCAGATCGGCACTCGCTTGTGCCATCTGGATTCCTTACTTTATTAAGTCAGAACGAGTTCATAACACATTTGTAAGATAA
- a CDS encoding RNA polymerase alpha subunit C-terminal domain-containing protein has translation MANDKGTLRTCEQGHSYYKKSDCPTCPTCEAERKPKNGFLALMSAPARRALENEGITTLQQLAEYTEKEILKLHGIGPSAIPKLRNALEEEGLSFKK, from the coding sequence ATGGCAAACGATAAAGGAACACTCAGAACATGCGAACAAGGACATTCGTATTATAAAAAAAGCGACTGCCCAACCTGTCCAACGTGCGAAGCTGAACGTAAACCGAAAAATGGATTTCTAGCCTTGATGTCTGCTCCCGCCAGACGAGCCTTGGAGAATGAAGGCATTACAACACTACAGCAACTTGCGGAGTACACGGAGAAAGAAATCCTGAAGCTGCATGGGATCGGACCATCTGCCATACCTAAACTGCGAAACGCTTTGGAAGAAGAGGGATTATCGTTTAAGAAGTAA
- a CDS encoding DUF4304 domain-containing protein yields MQELFKKIINTDVKPLLAKHGYSKKDLNFSKTAGNLVYKFNIQKSKYNSSSHVKFYINCSIHSTELAELQSVASSGAILEKQSHFTCRIEEIVPSAPDHYSLTPDIDSDALSKELVSHLEEAITFLHSLTGAKDIVHYYMAKTALHLSEETFRFLLQAGDTEEAKHYLEQLHAKYGAEKRWTIFEKKYAAIFAEYGL; encoded by the coding sequence ATGCAGGAACTGTTTAAGAAGATCATCAACACAGACGTCAAACCCTTATTAGCCAAACACGGCTATTCCAAGAAAGATCTGAATTTCTCCAAAACGGCTGGAAACCTCGTATACAAGTTCAACATTCAGAAATCAAAGTATAACAGTAGTAGTCATGTGAAGTTTTATATTAACTGTAGTATCCATTCTACCGAGCTCGCGGAGTTGCAGTCCGTTGCATCGAGTGGGGCCATACTGGAGAAACAATCGCATTTTACCTGCCGGATCGAGGAAATAGTCCCATCCGCTCCGGACCACTATTCCCTAACGCCTGATATCGATTCAGACGCTTTATCGAAAGAACTGGTTTCACATTTGGAAGAGGCCATTACATTCCTGCACTCGCTAACAGGGGCCAAAGATATAGTCCATTATTATATGGCCAAGACAGCGCTACATTTAAGCGAAGAAACCTTCCGCTTCCTGCTGCAAGCCGGCGATACGGAAGAAGCCAAGCATTATTTAGAGCAACTACATGCCAAATACGGAGCCGAAAAGCGCTGGACGATATTTGAAAAGAAATATGCAGCCATTTTTGCTGAGTACGGATTGTGA